A genomic segment from Legionella quinlivanii encodes:
- a CDS encoding response regulator — protein MKNSSISPETQLSEIEQLLSIDHRQNHSVEDVLEKVIRYYETIIGCMPGNVYWLDKEGRAVGCNKNVLNMFGLDSINDFKGLSFDEMRTIGRWSDTAAQSFKKDTLEVIATGLPKLNIEEPPIPHSDGRIIHFLTHRVPLFDDKKEIIGVVGISIDITERKQLEQALKEAKERAEAANQSKNEFMENMRHDIRTPLTGIVGFADLLKMEPDLHNIQEYADNLVASSHALLDLLDEVLEAIRVSSGEIPKLKKKFNLFEVLEHVIQLNRAKAAQKKLSLSMHFDSSLPKYVIGDKVRLHRVALELLANALNFTDRGFVKLSICLAKRDEQKLVIKLAVEDSGIGIPKDKQEEIYVQFKRLTPSYQGIYKGAGLGLAVVKQFIDELNGEIYVESEPLKGTCFTCFIPLQKPLLEDEFGVDSTLGTTLERAYETAQQIKPAAMTNHRFRVLVVEDNAIAQTAARSILSKLNCEAEIAESGRAAIDLWKNGHYDLILMDIGLPDLDGYEVTHQIRVQELAKKTHVPIIALTAHVGDESKKRCLEAGMNAVLSKPLTIKNCEDMLDAFIPGRRSKEEALAEKQNDTTTLNLQEHWFQLSEFPLLDIEEGLKTLNDIDSLSEMLKFMLSESLPVETEQLVLAHQQGNWDKTQQLIHKIKGGAVYVGTIRLKMACQYFDRYWKSGERELLEPLYQHVLTIIENSKEAISHWLNKN, from the coding sequence ATGAAAAATTCAAGTATTAGCCCTGAAACGCAATTAAGTGAGATAGAGCAACTCTTGAGCATTGACCATCGCCAGAATCATAGCGTTGAAGACGTTCTTGAAAAAGTCATCCGTTATTATGAAACCATTATCGGCTGCATGCCTGGTAACGTGTATTGGCTAGATAAAGAGGGGCGTGCCGTAGGCTGCAACAAGAATGTGTTAAACATGTTTGGCTTAGACTCTATCAATGATTTCAAAGGTTTGAGTTTCGATGAAATGCGCACTATCGGGCGATGGAGTGATACCGCCGCTCAATCTTTTAAAAAGGACACTCTCGAAGTCATTGCCACAGGCCTTCCCAAGTTAAACATTGAAGAACCTCCGATTCCCCATAGCGATGGACGTATTATTCATTTTCTCACCCATCGGGTCCCCCTTTTTGATGACAAAAAAGAAATAATTGGCGTAGTTGGGATTTCAATTGATATCACTGAGCGAAAACAATTGGAACAGGCACTTAAAGAAGCCAAAGAACGTGCGGAAGCCGCCAATCAATCTAAAAATGAGTTCATGGAAAACATGCGGCATGACATCCGCACCCCGCTGACCGGCATTGTAGGCTTTGCAGACCTTCTAAAGATGGAGCCTGATCTCCATAATATACAAGAGTATGCCGATAATCTGGTCGCTTCCAGCCACGCGCTTTTGGACCTCCTCGATGAAGTCCTTGAGGCCATTCGCGTAAGTTCAGGCGAAATTCCAAAACTTAAGAAAAAGTTTAATCTTTTTGAGGTCCTGGAGCATGTGATTCAATTAAATCGTGCCAAGGCTGCACAGAAAAAACTATCGCTTTCCATGCATTTTGATTCCTCCCTGCCAAAATACGTGATTGGTGATAAAGTGCGGCTTCACCGAGTCGCCTTAGAGCTATTGGCTAATGCCTTGAATTTCACTGATAGGGGTTTTGTCAAACTGTCAATCTGTCTTGCCAAACGCGATGAACAGAAACTGGTCATTAAGCTCGCCGTCGAAGATTCCGGAATAGGTATCCCCAAGGATAAGCAGGAAGAAATTTATGTGCAATTCAAGCGGCTAACTCCATCCTATCAGGGTATTTATAAGGGAGCGGGCCTTGGTTTGGCCGTGGTGAAACAATTCATTGATGAACTCAATGGCGAAATTTATGTGGAAAGTGAGCCTCTGAAAGGAACCTGTTTCACCTGCTTTATTCCTCTTCAAAAGCCTCTCCTGGAGGATGAATTTGGAGTCGATAGCACGCTGGGAACAACGCTGGAGAGAGCCTATGAAACGGCTCAGCAAATAAAGCCTGCTGCTATGACTAACCATCGCTTTCGCGTTTTGGTTGTGGAAGACAATGCCATTGCACAGACGGCTGCCCGCTCCATTTTATCAAAATTAAACTGCGAAGCAGAAATTGCAGAGTCAGGAAGAGCGGCAATCGATCTCTGGAAAAATGGTCATTATGATCTGATTTTAATGGACATCGGCTTACCGGATCTGGATGGATATGAAGTTACTCATCAAATCCGTGTCCAGGAATTAGCAAAAAAAACACATGTTCCGATCATTGCACTAACTGCCCATGTGGGCGATGAAAGCAAAAAACGCTGTCTTGAGGCCGGCATGAATGCTGTACTGAGCAAACCGCTGACGATAAAAAACTGCGAGGACATGCTGGATGCATTTATTCCTGGCCGCAGATCAAAAGAAGAAGCTCTGGCAGAAAAGCAAAATGATACAACAACGCTTAACTTACAGGAGCATTGGTTTCAGCTTTCAGAGTTTCCTCTGCTAGATATTGAAGAAGGATTAAAAACCTTAAACGATATTGACAGCCTTTCTGAAATGCTTAAGTTCATGCTGTCTGAATCCCTGCCCGTCGAGACCGAGCAATTAGTACTTGCTCATCAGCAAGGAAACTGGGATAAAACTCAGCAGCTGATACACAAGATTAAGGGCGGCGCTGTGTATGTCGGCACGATCCGGCTAAAAATGGCCTGTCAATACTTTGACCGATATTGGAAATCCGGGGAGCGTGAATTATTAGAACCGCTTTATCAGCATGTACTCACTATTATTGAAAACAGTAAAGAAGCCATCTCTCATTGGCTAAACAAGAATTAA
- a CDS encoding DUF692 domain-containing protein: MNVDNIHPEKLPYLGFGLGLRTQHYEDILNYLPDTDWFEIISENYLIPGGKPLYYLDKIREHYPMVMHGVSLSLGSSDPIQWDYLKQVKELASRIEPVWISDHLCWTGVNGLNMHDLLPVPYTKEIILHIVSRLTQIQDYLKKPFLIENVSSYLSYKHSEMTEWEFITSILRQSGCYMLLDVNNVYVSAVNHGFDPMDYLNALPPEKIIQIHLAGHSNCGNYLIDTHDAFVIEPVWELYEKAVQRFGPVSTMIERDDNIPPLAELLTELGRAREVARLAMQEHCYE; the protein is encoded by the coding sequence ATGAATGTTGACAATATACATCCTGAAAAGCTGCCATACCTGGGCTTTGGTTTAGGCTTGCGCACGCAACACTATGAAGACATATTAAACTATTTACCTGACACAGACTGGTTTGAAATCATCAGCGAGAACTATCTTATTCCAGGCGGAAAGCCTTTGTATTATCTTGACAAAATTCGCGAGCACTATCCTATGGTTATGCATGGCGTCTCTCTGTCATTAGGCAGTAGCGATCCCATTCAGTGGGATTATCTTAAACAAGTGAAGGAGCTGGCTTCCCGCATCGAACCAGTCTGGATATCAGACCATCTTTGCTGGACAGGCGTGAATGGTTTGAATATGCACGATTTGCTTCCTGTACCCTACACTAAAGAAATAATTTTACATATTGTGTCACGGCTGACACAGATTCAGGATTACCTGAAGAAACCTTTTCTAATAGAAAATGTTTCCAGTTATCTTAGCTATAAGCACTCGGAGATGACGGAGTGGGAATTTATCACCAGTATCCTGAGACAATCTGGTTGTTATATGTTGCTCGATGTGAATAATGTCTATGTGAGTGCAGTGAATCATGGTTTTGATCCCATGGATTATTTGAATGCACTGCCGCCGGAGAAAATCATCCAAATTCATTTAGCCGGACATTCCAACTGCGGCAATTATCTGATAGATACCCATGATGCATTCGTTATTGAACCGGTCTGGGAGCTTTACGAAAAAGCGGTTCAACGATTTGGACCAGTATCAACCATGATTGAGCGTGATGACAATATCCCACCGTTAGCTGAGTTATTAACTGAGCTTGGGAGAGCCAGAGAGGTTGCCCGTCTTGCTATGCAGGAGCATTGCTATGAGTAA
- a CDS encoding DNA-binding domain-containing protein, with product MSNWEQLQRDFQNYLHCGHLDIEQAVVGTALASAKTCLQIYRDAYQTRLEKAMASNFPHLKTCLGDEVFHQMSLDYLASYPSTYRSIRWYGDKLASFLASYYREPFIAELAQFEWNMTLAFDAAESSVFQLDQMAAIPTELWESMILKAHPSLSRMNFSWNVVDLWEALANGQELPTMNKSLKPSPWVLWRHEYSNRFYLLADDEAWALDKTLQGLSFGELCEGLCQWHDEDMIGMRAASLLKSWIQSGFITDISFQ from the coding sequence ATGAGTAACTGGGAACAATTGCAACGGGATTTTCAGAATTATTTACATTGCGGGCATTTGGACATTGAACAGGCAGTTGTGGGTACCGCGCTTGCATCCGCGAAGACCTGTCTGCAGATATATCGTGATGCCTATCAAACACGCCTGGAAAAGGCAATGGCCAGCAACTTCCCTCATCTTAAGACATGTTTAGGGGATGAGGTTTTCCATCAAATGTCCCTGGATTATCTGGCGTCTTACCCTTCTACCTACCGCTCCATTCGCTGGTATGGGGATAAACTTGCATCTTTTTTAGCAAGTTATTATCGCGAGCCGTTTATCGCTGAGCTTGCGCAATTTGAATGGAATATGACGCTTGCCTTCGATGCTGCAGAGAGCTCTGTATTTCAGTTAGATCAGATGGCAGCGATCCCAACCGAATTATGGGAAAGCATGATTCTGAAAGCCCATCCTTCATTAAGCCGCATGAATTTTTCATGGAATGTGGTTGACCTCTGGGAAGCCTTGGCTAATGGTCAGGAACTCCCGACGATGAACAAGAGTCTTAAGCCCTCGCCCTGGGTATTGTGGCGCCATGAATATAGTAATCGCTTTTATTTACTGGCAGATGATGAAGCCTGGGCTCTTGACAAAACATTACAGGGATTATCGTTCGGAGAACTCTGTGAAGGCTTATGCCAATGGCATGATGAAGATATGATTGGCATGCGAGCTGCTTCTCTTTTAAAAAGCTGGATTCAGTCAGGATTTATTACCGATATTTCATTTCAATAA
- a CDS encoding DUF2282 domain-containing protein encodes MINKDKLVQSAITAFLVLSSSHSAIAASETTDSGSNEKCYGIVKAGMNDCSTATSSCAGSATKDSQPDAFVFMPKGLCDKLVGGSLKSETKPAS; translated from the coding sequence ATGATTAATAAAGACAAGCTTGTACAATCAGCAATTACAGCTTTTTTAGTGCTGTCTTCCAGCCATTCTGCCATTGCAGCCTCAGAGACCACAGATTCAGGATCTAATGAAAAATGCTATGGTATTGTAAAAGCAGGTATGAATGATTGCTCTACAGCAACCTCCTCTTGCGCAGGATCTGCCACCAAAGATAGTCAACCAGACGCATTCGTGTTTATGCCTAAAGGTCTCTGTGATAAATTGGTAGGCGGGAGCCTTAAATCAGAGACAAAACCAGCTAGTTAG
- a CDS encoding YceI family protein, whose product MIALLACFPLHAAEKWTLDNQHSYVLWRIKHLGFSTQTGKWYVNGFVILDKENPENSKVEATIDVARFITGIPELDKHLQGQLFFDVKRYPTAIFVSDKVEMTGKNSANVHGILTVHGVSKPITLAVTLNKIGKNPINDRMTAGFVATTELKRSDFGIKTLLPDLGDDVSIEIGAEAYQPDTSGDHNASQKQ is encoded by the coding sequence ATGATAGCATTGCTAGCCTGCTTTCCCCTTCATGCGGCAGAAAAATGGACACTCGACAATCAACATAGTTATGTTTTATGGCGAATTAAACATTTAGGTTTTTCTACTCAGACAGGCAAATGGTATGTAAACGGATTTGTGATTCTGGATAAAGAGAATCCTGAGAACAGTAAGGTGGAAGCGACGATTGATGTAGCCCGCTTTATTACTGGAATACCGGAATTAGATAAGCATCTCCAGGGCCAGTTATTTTTTGATGTGAAACGCTATCCTACAGCCATTTTTGTTAGCGACAAGGTGGAAATGACGGGTAAGAATAGCGCTAATGTGCATGGAATACTCACAGTGCACGGGGTGAGCAAGCCAATAACCCTGGCTGTTACGCTTAATAAAATTGGGAAAAACCCTATTAATGACCGAATGACTGCCGGTTTTGTCGCCACCACTGAATTGAAACGCTCAGATTTTGGTATAAAAACCTTATTACCTGATCTGGGTGATGATGTGAGCATTGAAATTGGTGCAGAAGCCTATCAGCCTGATACTTCGGGAGATCACAATGCGTCTCAAAAACAGTAA
- a CDS encoding cytochrome b yields MRLKNSNSHFGLVAILLHWIMAVLIIGLLVIGIYMVELPISLQKLKLYGWHKEYGLLALALVVVRLCWRIINISPELSLPRYEIIAARIVHWAFYGFMFAMPITGWLITSAAGLPASFFGLFTLPNLIAPNEEQRQLYELVHEWLGYGLIVTILLHASAALKHHFINRDNVLRRMIS; encoded by the coding sequence ATGCGTCTCAAAAACAGTAACAGTCATTTTGGTCTGGTTGCTATTTTATTGCATTGGATTATGGCTGTTCTAATCATCGGTTTGCTGGTCATAGGTATTTATATGGTAGAACTGCCTATCAGCCTGCAAAAACTGAAACTGTATGGTTGGCATAAAGAATACGGCTTATTGGCCCTCGCTTTGGTGGTAGTCCGATTGTGCTGGCGGATAATTAATATTAGTCCTGAACTATCATTACCGCGATATGAAATTATTGCAGCGCGGATTGTGCACTGGGCTTTTTATGGCTTCATGTTCGCTATGCCCATTACCGGCTGGCTTATTACTTCCGCAGCCGGCTTGCCTGCTTCATTTTTTGGCTTATTTACTTTACCCAATCTCATTGCGCCTAATGAAGAACAACGGCAGTTGTATGAGCTTGTTCATGAGTGGCTAGGGTATGGATTGATTGTGACGATTCTTCTTCATGCCAGTGCTGCTCTGAAGCATCATTTTATCAATCGGGACAATGTATTAAGGAGGATGATTTCATGA
- a CDS encoding YceI family protein: MIIEKRKWPWLCLAMIPLSVKAEPPSWQIVPAESQLIFTATQNGAPVSGEFKHFSGTILVDPNDLKNSSIDIIVDISSISASYAELKATLITPDWFNAKLFPKAEFKSTQIEKTGENAYQAKGMLTIRDKTQPVVLSFTGKQSDPNKGVVTGSTGIKRIAFGVGQGEWSSTDEVKDEVTINFKVTAIKK; the protein is encoded by the coding sequence ATGATTATTGAAAAAAGGAAGTGGCCATGGCTTTGTTTGGCTATGATCCCTCTGTCAGTAAAGGCAGAGCCGCCTTCCTGGCAGATTGTTCCAGCTGAAAGTCAGTTGATCTTTACCGCAACTCAGAATGGAGCCCCAGTTTCAGGGGAATTCAAGCATTTTTCTGGCACAATCCTTGTTGACCCTAATGACTTAAAAAATAGCAGCATTGACATTATTGTCGATATTAGCTCCATCAGTGCCTCTTATGCTGAGTTAAAAGCGACATTGATTACCCCTGATTGGTTTAATGCCAAGCTTTTCCCAAAGGCTGAGTTTAAATCCACCCAAATTGAAAAAACAGGTGAAAACGCTTATCAGGCAAAAGGAATGTTGACCATTCGCGATAAAACACAGCCGGTTGTCTTATCATTTACAGGAAAGCAGTCTGATCCGAACAAAGGTGTTGTGACTGGAAGCACTGGAATTAAACGCATCGCTTTTGGAGTAGGACAGGGAGAGTGGTCAAGCACCGATGAAGTAAAGGACGAAGTAACTATTAATTTTAAAGTGACTGCAATTAAAAAATAA
- a CDS encoding YHS domain-containing (seleno)protein: MRLFKTRLLGILLSFFLVQSAVFSEAADFGVAVQGYDVVGYFTDKKPVKGNGDHVVFYDGLNYLFASDEHKKIFTENPEKYLPQYGGWCAFGTSVGKKIPSDPLAWAIVDGKLYLNLNAKVQKIWSKNTQDYINKADNNWLKIKDKAPSSL, encoded by the coding sequence ATGCGACTTTTCAAAACCCGATTGCTGGGTATTTTGCTATCCTTTTTTTTAGTGCAATCTGCCGTCTTTTCTGAAGCCGCTGATTTTGGCGTGGCAGTGCAAGGCTATGATGTAGTAGGATATTTTACGGATAAAAAGCCTGTCAAAGGTAATGGCGATCATGTGGTTTTTTATGATGGATTGAATTACTTGTTTGCCAGTGATGAGCATAAGAAAATATTTACTGAAAATCCTGAAAAATACCTGCCTCAGTATGGCGGCTGGTGTGCTTTTGGTACTTCTGTAGGTAAAAAAATACCTAGCGATCCCTTGGCGTGGGCTATCGTTGACGGAAAGCTTTATTTGAATCTAAATGCAAAAGTACAGAAGATTTGGAGTAAAAATACTCAAGATTATATAAATAAAGCGGATAATAATTGGCTAAAGATTAAAGACAAAGCTCCTTCATCGCTTTAA
- a CDS encoding autotransporter-associated beta strand repeat-containing protein — MIPFQPEFIFETEGIHMSSILKPLGVLVFLFSACHATAAIRVVNSTSNDANTIGTLPYWLLNADNGDTIDCSSIAGQSIILSASLPAITKNYTINGAGITIDGASSYQAFQIAGGSTVINNIRIQNALSKGGDGGDGYSGGGGAVGGGGALYIHGDSSLVLAASSLISNTARGGNGGAANNNGNAGAGGGGGFGGGNGGSSLTIVSTGGGGGGHSNGGNGGSSSFVNGSNGIYFGGGGGGAGINTVVPGGSGGNASPTGIFVGGGESGGNGGGGAGDSQDGFAATGSGGSGIPGNGGNGIGADLLFGAGGGGGSASETGFPGGIGVGAAGGGGGSNFSGGAGGLLGGGGGGGLGAFGGEGGFGAGGGGAVTGGIGGGSFNAGGGNGASDPNGIGGGGGGSGLGGAIFIQSNSTLTIIDAQQIANNSAIAGIGGSSTNESDPGYIPPGDGAAMGHDIFVREQGTIIFNLSNSLAIATAIEGDQSNGPNTSGGLQKLGNGILTLNGANTYSGLTAVGAGTLNLNGSVIGNTVIGSGGRLSGNATVLGNLASLGTGSIIHNDITAATKSLITVAGTASLAGILEINLAPDAQPGQYILLTSSGITGAFSSVRFSGGTPNYSLSYLPAGAPTYVQFNFLGYPSPPPPPVEIPATVNGLPILNPAVVCCGRPVILGPLPVPGAGPTFYSVINQTGNVLCQIGQTASQTYLKMHGKNGSCTIIGRKEGVNSNPLLVIAA; from the coding sequence GTGATACCGTTTCAACCTGAATTTATTTTTGAAACTGAAGGGATTCACATGTCATCCATCCTCAAACCGCTTGGCGTTTTAGTTTTTTTATTTTCTGCCTGTCATGCAACAGCAGCCATCCGAGTCGTTAATAGCACTTCAAACGATGCCAACACCATTGGAACCTTGCCTTACTGGCTTTTAAACGCCGACAACGGGGATACTATTGACTGTAGTTCGATTGCCGGACAATCAATTATATTAAGCGCTTCACTCCCTGCAATTACTAAAAATTATACGATTAATGGAGCAGGAATCACCATCGATGGTGCCAGCAGCTATCAAGCCTTTCAAATAGCCGGTGGAAGCACTGTCATTAATAACATCAGGATTCAAAATGCCCTTTCCAAAGGGGGTGATGGCGGCGATGGATATTCGGGTGGAGGAGGCGCTGTAGGCGGTGGCGGCGCTTTATATATTCATGGAGATAGCTCACTAGTCCTTGCAGCTTCGAGTCTAATTAGTAATACGGCTCGGGGCGGTAATGGAGGAGCGGCGAATAACAATGGTAATGCCGGCGCCGGTGGAGGCGGAGGGTTTGGAGGTGGAAATGGCGGCAGCTCATTAACTATTGTCTCAACAGGGGGTGGCGGTGGAGGCCATAGCAACGGCGGAAATGGCGGCTCAAGCTCTTTTGTAAATGGCAGCAATGGCATTTACTTTGGAGGGGGTGGCGGCGGTGCTGGTATTAATACTGTAGTGCCCGGCGGCTCAGGCGGCAATGCAAGCCCAACGGGTATATTTGTGGGTGGAGGCGAGTCCGGCGGTAACGGTGGAGGAGGTGCCGGAGACAGCCAGGATGGCTTTGCGGCCACTGGAAGTGGAGGTTCAGGTATACCTGGAAATGGAGGTAACGGTATTGGAGCTGATTTATTATTTGGAGCTGGCGGCGGAGGGGGTAGCGCTTCCGAGACTGGTTTCCCCGGCGGAATTGGCGTAGGTGCCGCGGGTGGCGGCGGCGGTTCTAATTTCTCAGGAGGAGCAGGAGGATTACTGGGCGGCGGTGGCGGCGGCGGTCTTGGTGCTTTTGGAGGCGAAGGCGGATTCGGGGCTGGCGGCGGAGGAGCTGTAACTGGCGGTATAGGGGGTGGCAGCTTCAATGCTGGCGGGGGCAATGGCGCCTCAGACCCTAATGGTATAGGAGGCGGCGGTGGCGGTTCCGGGCTGGGAGGCGCGATTTTCATCCAAAGTAATAGTACCCTCACTATCATCGACGCTCAACAAATTGCCAATAATAGCGCCATTGCCGGAATTGGCGGTTCCTCAACTAATGAAAGTGATCCTGGCTACATTCCTCCCGGCGATGGAGCGGCTATGGGCCATGACATCTTTGTACGCGAGCAGGGAACTATTATCTTTAATCTCAGCAATAGCCTGGCCATTGCTACTGCCATTGAGGGTGATCAAAGCAACGGGCCCAACACGAGTGGCGGATTGCAAAAGCTTGGAAATGGTATTTTAACTCTTAATGGGGCCAACACCTATTCAGGGCTTACTGCGGTAGGTGCAGGCACATTAAATTTGAATGGAAGCGTGATAGGAAACACGGTGATTGGTTCAGGAGGAAGACTTTCCGGTAATGCAACGGTGTTGGGCAATCTGGCCAGCCTGGGAACAGGAAGTATTATACATAATGACATCACTGCCGCCACTAAGTCTTTAATAACGGTTGCAGGAACGGCATCACTGGCAGGCATCCTTGAAATCAACTTAGCTCCGGATGCCCAGCCTGGACAGTATATACTGCTTACTTCATCAGGGATAACAGGGGCTTTTAGTTCCGTCAGATTTTCGGGAGGAACGCCAAATTATTCACTCAGCTATTTACCGGCAGGCGCCCCCACCTATGTGCAATTTAACTTTCTGGGTTACCCCTCCCCCCCTCCTCCGCCCGTTGAAATACCCGCTACAGTAAACGGCTTACCCATTTTAAATCCTGCCGTTGTTTGCTGCGGCAGACCCGTTATTCTAGGACCGTTACCCGTACCAGGAGCAGGCCCTACCTTTTATAGTGTCATCAATCAAACGGGAAATGTCCTATGTCAGATTGGGCAGACAGCGTCTCAAACCTATCTGAAGATGCATGGCAAGAATGGTTCTTGTACCATTATTGGCAGAAAAGAAGGCGTTAACTCTAATCCTTTACTCGTAATCGCAGCCTGA
- a CDS encoding alpha-hydroxy acid oxidase produces MEIINTKDFEKEARHKLTQPIYDFIAGGAGDEYTMNRNVEAFRQIQLVPQIFRSSSHTDTSISLFNHQLSHPFMVAPSAFHSCVHPEGEIATVRAVNQMGIAMVLSTMSSTSLEAVAKEATCPLWFQLYIFKDRSITQQLIQRAVAAGYTALVLTVDVPIMGNRERDQRNRFKWQAPFTSTQAITSAFLTESDVKQTTDALFASDLSWDDIEWLKAQTDLPIILKGIMHEKDAEIAINLDIAALVISNHGGRQLDYMPSTMEVLPPIAKQVAGKIPLLIDGGFRRGIDVFKAIALGADCILLGRSVLWALAVNGTEGLKNLFDLYSKELSETMIFCGCKTINDIKIHGRNSIRLLKGSFF; encoded by the coding sequence ATGGAAATAATAAATACAAAAGATTTCGAGAAGGAGGCTCGACATAAATTAACTCAACCCATTTATGATTTTATCGCTGGAGGCGCCGGCGATGAATATACTATGAACAGGAATGTTGAGGCATTCAGACAGATTCAACTTGTTCCCCAAATCTTTAGAAGCAGCAGCCATACCGACACCAGCATTTCCTTATTTAACCATCAATTATCACATCCTTTCATGGTGGCCCCTTCGGCATTTCACTCCTGCGTCCATCCAGAAGGCGAAATAGCAACCGTTCGGGCAGTCAATCAAATGGGCATCGCGATGGTTCTAAGCACGATGAGCTCGACAAGCCTTGAAGCTGTAGCCAAAGAAGCCACTTGTCCCCTATGGTTCCAGTTATATATTTTTAAAGATCGAAGTATTACCCAACAGTTAATCCAAAGAGCTGTCGCAGCGGGGTATACTGCGCTTGTTTTAACGGTAGACGTTCCTATTATGGGAAATCGTGAGCGCGATCAACGCAATCGATTTAAATGGCAGGCTCCTTTTACCTCAACCCAGGCGATAACATCCGCGTTCCTGACAGAATCCGATGTAAAACAAACAACTGATGCATTATTTGCATCCGATCTGTCGTGGGATGATATCGAATGGTTAAAAGCACAAACCGATTTACCTATCATTTTGAAAGGGATTATGCATGAAAAAGATGCAGAAATAGCAATAAACCTGGATATCGCGGCCCTCGTTATTTCAAATCATGGGGGACGGCAATTAGATTATATGCCCTCCACTATGGAGGTATTACCCCCTATTGCCAAACAAGTGGCGGGAAAAATACCGTTATTAATTGATGGGGGATTTCGCCGGGGAATTGATGTTTTCAAGGCCATCGCATTGGGAGCGGATTGCATTCTATTAGGGAGAAGTGTTCTTTGGGCTTTAGCTGTCAATGGAACGGAAGGTCTTAAAAATTTATTTGATTTGTACTCCAAAGAACTAAGTGAAACCATGATTTTCTGTGGTTGTAAAACAATTAACGATATAAAAATACACGGCAGAAACAGTATTCGTCTACTAAAAGGAAGTTTCTTTTAA
- the hppD gene encoding 4-hydroxyphenylpyruvate dioxygenase codes for MENIDYIELYVSDLEKSVAFYERTFRLVPIACSDQDDYSSVLVQQGSIRLVLTSAKKPSSPVAQFIDTHGEGVKDIAFSTPQVEHHYRIAIQKGCRSVLAPSSYPTGQEVIHKATVSAFGTATHTFISRTSENSTTLPFFEPIESAKIQTSALNAIDHIAICVNVGEVDSYVNQYIDTYGFKQSHEEQVITNYSGMKSRAVQSANEQIKIVFVEPVTGLKTSQVAEFLQQFGGPGVQHIAFSTEDIVSSVQQLRASGLETLAIPNEYYNTLPVKESDCRILRQHSILFDTNEQGSLYQIFSKSVVARATLFFEVIQRVGCTGFGSNNIKALFQAIEQEQFKRATALM; via the coding sequence ATGGAAAACATTGATTACATTGAGCTCTATGTCTCTGATTTAGAAAAATCAGTCGCTTTTTATGAAAGAACATTTCGATTGGTTCCTATAGCCTGTTCAGACCAGGACGATTATTCCTCCGTTTTGGTTCAACAAGGGTCTATACGCTTAGTGCTTACTTCGGCTAAAAAACCATCCAGCCCTGTCGCTCAGTTTATTGATACTCATGGTGAAGGCGTTAAAGATATTGCCTTTTCCACTCCTCAGGTAGAACATCATTATCGCATTGCCATACAAAAAGGATGCCGCTCTGTTTTAGCGCCTTCTTCTTACCCAACAGGCCAGGAAGTGATCCATAAGGCGACGGTTAGCGCCTTTGGTACAGCCACTCATACCTTTATCAGCCGTACCTCCGAAAATAGCACCACCCTGCCTTTTTTTGAACCTATAGAATCAGCAAAAATACAAACTTCCGCATTAAATGCCATTGATCATATCGCCATATGCGTTAATGTGGGTGAGGTCGACAGTTACGTTAATCAGTATATTGATACCTATGGTTTTAAACAGTCACACGAAGAACAGGTCATTACAAACTACAGCGGAATGAAATCCAGGGCAGTCCAATCAGCGAATGAACAGATAAAAATTGTCTTTGTTGAACCTGTTACCGGTTTAAAAACATCGCAGGTTGCAGAATTTCTTCAGCAATTTGGCGGCCCGGGAGTACAGCATATTGCCTTTTCCACAGAGGATATTGTTTCTTCAGTACAACAACTTCGAGCGTCTGGTCTGGAAACATTAGCTATCCCGAATGAATATTACAATACGCTTCCTGTCAAAGAGAGCGACTGCCGAATACTTCGTCAGCATTCTATTTTGTTTGATACCAACGAGCAAGGTTCACTTTATCAAATATTTTCAAAATCTGTGGTAGCCCGCGCCACACTATTTTTTGAAGTCATTCAACGGGTAGGCTGTACTGGTTTTGGCAGCAATAATATCAAAGCGCTTTTTCAGGCCATAGAACAGGAGCAATTTAAACGTGCAACTGCGCTCATGTGA